GCGGGACGCCGAGGTTGAACTTCCACTGCACCGAGGCCTGCTTGCGCCAGAAGTCCACGTTGTAACGCCAGCAGGTGAAGAAGAACTCCCACTGCCGGTCGGTGAGACGGATGAGCTTGGCGCTCTCCTTGCTTCCCAGGCGGGTGTCTTCCAGGGGCACGAACAGCGTGGGGATCACACACCACTTGGCGTCTTTGAGGGCATAGAGCAGGTCCAGGGACTGCTGGGTGTCCTCCCGGGTCTCTCCGGGCAGGCCCAGGATAAAAGTGCAGATGGGGAACCAGTTGTGGCGGTTGAGGATCTCCATGCCCTTCAGCACCACGTCGGGCCACTGCTCGGGGCGGTAGGGATAGCTCTTCCCTTTCATGTACTGCTCGAAGAGGCGCGGGGAGCCCGTCTCCAGCCCGACGAACATGTGCTGATAGCGATGATCGGGATGGGTGGAAGCGGGATGCTGGTTCAGGCTCATGCCCACGGCGATCTCGGAGAGGTCCTCGATCATGTGAGGGTCGCGGACCACCGGCGCCATGGTGCCGTGGGTCAGCATGATGTGCTTCACCCCGGGGACCGCAGCCACGGACTCGAACAGGCGCCGCAGTGCGGGGACGTTGGTCTGGAAGCGGCGTCCCTGTTCGTAGAGGAAGAGGTCTTCGGTGACGAACAGGATGGACTCGGCGCCTTCGGCCGCCTGCACCCGCACGTTCTCCAGGATCTGCGGAAGCGGGAGGCTCTTGCCGGCGCGCAGGGCCACCGAGCAGAACTGGCAGCCGCGCCCGCAGCCGCGCGTAATCTCCACCGTACCGAAGGTGGAGCGGTGATGGATGGCAGGGATGCTGGGGAGCGGCGGGCTGTGGCCCTCCACCCGGCGCGGCAGGGCCTCGCCGCGCACGGCCGCCTCGAACAACGGCAGCGCCACCTCTTCGGCCTCGCCGTCCACGATGCAGTCGATCTGCCACTCCTCCTGCAGGTTCTTCTTCTCGATCTGCCAGGCGCCGGGCCCGCCCACGAGGATCCGGAGATGGGACCGGTGGCGGCGGAGGGCGGGGTGCAGAATGAGGCGGCGAAACTCGGCCGCGTTGATGGATTCGACCTCGCGCCCGTAGAAGGCCGGATAGATGTCGGTGGCGAAGGTGATGCCCAGAGGATTGTGGGCATGCACGCCGACGGCACGCGTGTCCTCACCCACGAATTGGCCCATCTGGTCGGGATAGCAGACGGCGATGTCATCCGGGGAAAAGCGCCGGCGCAGCAGCGCCTCGATGACGCGCAGCCCGTGGGGAACGTAGCGCGCCTGACCGTCGGGCGCGAGCTGGTTCTTGAGCGACCAGTCGGTGCCCATGTAGCGCGCATAGCGCTGCGGAAGGGTGGCCAGCAGCATCTGTCGCCAGGTGCTGCCCAGGTACTCGCTGGACTCCGAGTCACTGGCCACCAGGACCAGCTTCTTGCCTTGCCATGCCACAGGCGTACCTCCTTGCGCTCCGCGCCCCGGTATGCGGGTCTCCGGGCGCATGAGTCCCCGGTTGCTATGGCATCCCCACCTTGGGATCGGCCCCGTACAACTCCCAGGATTGTACTCTCTGCAGGCCCCTCAGAGGGAGGGAGGGCGACGAAGGCAAGAGGCTTGGGACGATCTCCGGGAGATCCCGTGCCCTCTACTGCTTGGCAGGAGGCATGCTGTCCTGGGCCGGAGGCTCGGTGGCCGCGAAGTAGCTGTGGTCGTAGAGCTGGCGGTAGACGCGGCCGGCGATCTCGGCGGCCTTGGGACCGAAGGTCGGCCGTCCGCCCTGCAGGAAGACCACCACCACCAGGCGCGCGTGCCCGCTGTTGACGTAGGAAGCGAACCACCCGAAGCGGGTGCCGTCCTTGGAGCAGGTGCCGGTCTTGCCCAGCACCTCTTCCTCGCTGAAGTTGTAGCGTACGCTGCGCGCGGTGCCGTATTGCACCGCCGCCGCCATGCCCTCGGAGACATCGGGGACGAGGCCGGCGATGTCGAGTTGGCGCTTGAGCTTGGGCTGGAAGGCGGCAACCTCTTCTGGCGTGGCCGGATGCTGCAGGTAGTAGAGGCTGCCGCCGTTGGCCATGGCGGCTACCAGCGCCCCCAACTGCAGCGGGGTCATGGAAATGTCTTCCCCGTAGGAGCACATCTTGCCCACGCCGCCGTCGCGGGCGGGCGGCGGGGAGTCGGGAAAGACGCCGAGGTGCTCCCCGGGAATGTTGTAGCCGGCGAGCTCTCCCAGTCCGAACTCGTGCGCGTACTGGCTGACCTTCTTGAAGCCCAACTGGCGCCCGACCCGCTCAAAGTAAGCGTTGTTGGAATGCGCCAGGGCCTCGGTGAGATTGAGCCGGGTGCGGCGGCCGAGGCGGACCTCGGTGTCCTTGGTGACCACGTCCTCGCGGAGCGCGGCCAGAGCGACGGCGAGCTTGATCGTGGAGCAGGGCTGCGCGCCCTCGGAGAGGGCCAGCTTCTGGTTCACCATGGCCAGGATGCGGCCGGTGTCAGCGTCGAGGGCGAGGACGCTGCCGTTCATGTTGCCCAGGGCATCGAGGGCGGCGGCGCGCACCACCGGATCCTCGCCTGCAATGAGGTCGCCGGCGGCGACGTCCTCGGCATAGGAGCTGGTGTAGAAGCGCTCGTAGTAGCGGCGGTGGCGCCGGCTGCGAGCGATGCGCCGGCTATGCCGCGCTGCGCTCATGCGCTTCTGCGTGGATGCGCTCTCGCGTACCGAAGGTGATTTCGACTTGCTGGCCGAGCGTGAGGAAATGGGAGTGTCGGCCGAGGCGCCGAAGGACACCGCCGTGAAAGCAACAGCCAGGAGGGCAACGAGAGTGACGGCAATGCGCTTTTTCATCGGATCCCGATTGGAGTTCGGCCCACCCGCCGCCTTTCCTCAAAGACACCGCGCGCTCTTCTCCAGCTCCCACGCAAAATCTCAGATGCGCCGGCCGCGAGAAGGACCTTGCCGGATAGTACGAGAATC
This DNA window, taken from Terriglobales bacterium, encodes the following:
- a CDS encoding penicillin-binding transpeptidase domain-containing protein, with translation MSAARHSRRIARSRRHRRYYERFYTSSYAEDVAAGDLIAGEDPVVRAAALDALGNMNGSVLALDADTGRILAMVNQKLALSEGAQPCSTIKLAVALAALREDVVTKDTEVRLGRRTRLNLTEALAHSNNAYFERVGRQLGFKKVSQYAHEFGLGELAGYNIPGEHLGVFPDSPPPARDGGVGKMCSYGEDISMTPLQLGALVAAMANGGSLYYLQHPATPEEVAAFQPKLKRQLDIAGLVPDVSEGMAAAVQYGTARSVRYNFSEEEVLGKTGTCSKDGTRFGWFASYVNSGHARLVVVVFLQGGRPTFGPKAAEIAGRVYRQLYDHSYFAATEPPAQDSMPPAKQ
- a CDS encoding radical SAM protein, yielding MAWQGKKLVLVASDSESSEYLGSTWRQMLLATLPQRYARYMGTDWSLKNQLAPDGQARYVPHGLRVIEALLRRRFSPDDIAVCYPDQMGQFVGEDTRAVGVHAHNPLGITFATDIYPAFYGREVESINAAEFRRLILHPALRRHRSHLRILVGGPGAWQIEKKNLQEEWQIDCIVDGEAEEVALPLFEAAVRGEALPRRVEGHSPPLPSIPAIHHRSTFGTVEITRGCGRGCQFCSVALRAGKSLPLPQILENVRVQAAEGAESILFVTEDLFLYEQGRRFQTNVPALRRLFESVAAVPGVKHIMLTHGTMAPVVRDPHMIEDLSEIAVGMSLNQHPASTHPDHRYQHMFVGLETGSPRLFEQYMKGKSYPYRPEQWPDVVLKGMEILNRHNWFPICTFILGLPGETREDTQQSLDLLYALKDAKWCVIPTLFVPLEDTRLGSKESAKLIRLTDRQWEFFFTCWRYNVDFWRKQASVQWKFNLGVPLYYYLLGRRLFGPQIKYPLLRFAHFPERFLRRSLYLDFRPGNPPRHAVPDRVEVPEERLRPLLPLVGEQAIFVDD